From a region of the Alnus glutinosa chromosome 1, dhAlnGlut1.1, whole genome shotgun sequence genome:
- the LOC133881119 gene encoding major pollen allergen Bet v 1-M/N-like gives MGVFKYEDEATSVIPPARLFKSFVLDADNLIPKVAPENVSSAENIEGNGGPGTIKKITFTEGSHFKHMKHKVEEIDHANFKYCYSVIEGGPLGNTLEKISYQIKIVPGHDGGSILKITSEYHTKGDCKLDEEEIKAGKEKAAGLFKAVEGYLLAHPNTYC, from the exons ATGGGTGTTTTCAAGTACGAGGATGAGGCCACCTCCGTTATCCCTCCGGCTAGGCTGTTCAAGTCCTTTGTCCTAGATGCCGACAACCTCATTCCCAAGGTTGCACCTGAGAACGTCAGCAGTGCTGAGAATATTGAAGGAAATGGAGGGCCTGGAACCATCAAGAAGATCACCTTTACCGAAG gCAGTCATTTCAAGCACATGAAGCACAAGGTTGAGGAGATCGACCACGCAAACTTTAAATACTGCTACAGCGTGATCGAGGGTGGTCCTTTGGGGAACACGCTCGAGAAGATCTCTTACCAGATCAAGATCGTGCCAGGCCATGATGGAGGATCCATCTTGAAGATTACCAGCGAGTACCACACCAAAGGCGACTGTAAGCTCGATGAAGAGGAGATTAAGGCCGGCAAAGAAAAGGCAGCGGGACTTTTCAAGGCTGTTGAGGGCTACCTCTTGGCACACCCTAATACCtactgttag